A part of Oncorhynchus keta strain PuntledgeMale-10-30-2019 unplaced genomic scaffold, Oket_V2 Un_contig_7176_pilon_pilon, whole genome shotgun sequence genomic DNA contains:
- the LOC127926210 gene encoding bone morphogenetic protein receptor type-2-like yields SPTTAQPLYNQLQCEETIVISLAVVSVLAVIIFAAFFGYRMMHRGGKQGLHNLNMMEGAGSESSLDLDNLKQLELIGRGRYGSVFCGSLDERQVAVKVFSSANRQNFLNECSIYCLPLLEHDNIAHFIAADERLGAEGRVEYLLVMEYYPHGSLYRYLGLQTGDWMSSCRLAHSITRGLAYLHTELLKGDFYKPAVSHRDLNSRNILVKNDGTCVIIDFGLSMKLTGNRSVRQGEEENAAISEVRP; encoded by the exons acaacCAGTTGCAGTGTGAAGAGACCATAGTCATCTCCTTggctgttgtctctgtgttggctgTCATCATCTTTGCTGCCTTCTTCGGTTACCGCATGATGCACA GAGGTGGTAAACAGGGTCTTCATAATCTCAACATGATGGAGGGAGCTGGTTCTGAGAGCTCTCTGGACCTGGACAACCTCAAACAACTGGAG cTGATAGGTCGAGGCCGGTACGGCTCGGTGTTCTGTGGTTCGTTAGACGAGCGACAGGTGGCTGTGAAGGTGTTCAGCTCAGCCAATCGGCAGAACTTCCTGAACGAGTGTTCCATTTATTGTCTCCCCCTGCTGGAGCATGACAACATCGCACACTTCATCGCTGCCGACGAACGGCTGGGGGCCGAGGGCCGAGTGGAGTACCTTCTGGTCATGGAGTACTACCCCCAC ggctCTTTGTATCGCTATCTGGGCCTGCAGACAGGAGACTGGATGAGTAGCTGTCGTCTGGCCCATTCCATCACCAGAGGCCTGGCCTACCTGCATACTGAGCTGCTTAAAGGAG ACTTCTACAAGCCAGCTGTGTCTCACAGAGATCTGAACAGTCGGAACATTCTGGTGAAGAATGACGGAACGTGTGTCATCATCGACTTTGGCCTCTCCATGAAGTTGACGGGGAACCGGTCGGTacgacagggagaggaggagaacgctgccatcagtgaggtgagaccatag